The genomic segment tttgctgctgcgcacaaTGATTGGCATCCTTTAAAATCGACGAGACTGAGTTGGTATCCTTAATATGTTCTGTATCAGGCGACGAAATCTTACTTGAAATAACCATGCTGTTTTTGAAGTGATTGATTAGGTACATCTTGTTTTGGGTGCCATGAATATACCGATCGGGTGTGCAGTTAAAGTTGCTCGACGTCTGGTCGTACGGGTTTTCCCAGATATTTTGAAACTCGGGCAGAATGTACTTTGCTTGGTTCACATCTGCCTTATAGTCAAGAAAAACAACCACGCGCTGGTTCTGGCTGATGAGTTCCTGGAGAGTAGGCCAGTCATTTTTCGAGATACTGTTCGAGTTTGCCCTGTATGCCATTGAGTTTAAACCCGTATTTTCAAACGCCTTAGCAAAGTTACTGACAGGCTTGTTATCTGGATTCGTAATGACCAGTGTAACGATCTCATTCTTGTTCTGGTCAAGGAACTGCTTCACTTGTCGCAAGTACGATTCTAGTGTGCCGCCGTTCTTGAGCGCACAAGACGTATGACAAAGACTCAACCCAGATGGGTTAGAATCTTGATGGCCTGAGGATGCATGCGTCTGAATCTGAAGAAGACGTATACCATCTTCAAGCTGCACTGTCACATTCGCTTCCTGATTTGATCCCAACGAGCCCAGCTTGCCCACGGCGAAGGAATCATGCGCACCAATGTGGGTAACGTTGGAGTATTTACGATTGCATAGATCTTGATAACCATTGCATTTTGATGCACGCCTTTGGATTGCATAAGATCCTGGCAATGATGTCACATACGTGGCTGTCACAATCAGCGCTAATATCACACTGGCCCAACAACGGAACATGGTGATGGTATGTATCTAAAGTACGTTAATGTTGCCACCCTTTGGCTCCACAGACGTGGGGCTCATAATTGTCGCATGGGATTGGCTTATACATTTTTTCCTGTGTGATTCTACGCGCACGATCCACTTTTAAGGGGAGACACAGCCACAGTACAAGCACCGCCCTGAACTGAATGGGGCGATGCTATCATGTCCGCAAATATTCGTAACTGACGCTCGTCACCCACCCGTGCAATTGTATATAGTTCTTCAGTTGTGAAAGCCGGCTGCAGAATTGGATCCATTGCACGTAGTATTAAACCTTTATCATAAGGACAATGCCACAAGGCCTGGTACAATAACGCCTTGACACGGCGAAGCTCAGGCACCCCTCTTGCTTCCAGTTCTAAGGCCGCATGCCACAAAGTCTGACTAAATGGCAAAGCTTTCAAGGCCTTGTCGAAAAATTGGCGTAGCGTGCCTTGATGGGCGCATGGCAACTGCGCCATAAGGGCATAAAGCCATCCTAGCTCCTCCCTGCACATGGTATTTGATAAAGCGATCTCCTCCATGACATAGTGCACATACTGATCAAAACGTGTTTTCTGATTTTGCATGAACAAAGAATACAAGAGGATCGAGTTGTTCGGAGACATTCGGGCAAGTTTGATTGCTAAAGAGCGAAGTTCGCGGGGCCGCGTTATATGTCGCTTCTGGCAACATTGTGAAGCCGTTAAGAATCTCTGACACACTTGTGCAATCACATTGCGAAGATGCTCAGGTGAATGAATCAACGTTTCAGCGAATACGCGAATACTGGCGGTCAAATCGTCACCCACCGAAACATCTTGCAGGATATGCTCTAATACGGCCAAGACAAACGTATTCGTACAGTCTGGTTTCGTCTTAACGATTTTACGCAGAGAATGAAGTATCTGCAGCGCTTCTGCTGGTGACACACTTTCATTTGATAATTGAATGCGCTCGGGAACACAACCGAATTGGCAATTCACAGCACACTTTATCACTTGCATACAAGCGTTCCAAGACCCTGTGACCCAAAGGCATTCGATCCACAAGGACCACATACAAGATAGGAAATAAGCCGTAGAAGCCCCGCTATAGGCATGAGAGGCCCCACCTAGTACTTCTGAGCACACTTTGCCCAAAGCAGCACAGTTTCCCCAAATTGACAGCTCTAGCTGGGCATAGGCATACCATAATGCCACCATATGAGGCGTTTGCTGTAGCTGGTCACGAAGAACATGCCTCGCAGCTTTGTAAGTATATGTGGCTGCATACAGCATAGTCAAAGGAAGAACCATGATGGAAGAAATATTTGCAGCACATCCATCCGCCAATATGCAGCGCATCTGTAACAGGCATCGCTCCACTTGGCAAGCTGTAGATCGAGGTAACGTTGGTAATGTATGAAACCAGAATCCACGCGGGTCTTTCTCGGTGCGTGGAATCCACGTATCGGGTAGAATCTCGAAGCTGTAAAGTGGACACTTGAATGCATTTTGTGATGAGATGCCCTGCCAAAATGTGGTTGATAGGGACAGAGTTTGCCAGCGCGGAACTGAGCGGGGTATATGCTGAATCCATCCGTTAAGTTTCGGAAATGTAGTCTCAGAATCATGATTACAAGTATGAGTAATCCAGCCTTCAGGAAGTCCAAGAAAAGCGAAGAACGCATCCAATACCATGAGCACACTTTCTAAAGAGGCTCGGAGAGGTAAAAATAAATGTGGACGAATATCTGAAGAAACAATATATGAGTAGGGATCACAATGTGGGTCAGGCTCTTGAGAACCATGAAAAGCGACAGGTGTTGTTCGGATTGCACGTTTTAATTCATTTAATTGCCAAGCATGCTGGTGATTCTGCATTGTTTCTGGCGTAGTCATTGTATCTTCTAAATCAATGCGAGGAAAAATGCTTAGGTTACCGGCATGTGGATGATGGATCGAAAAGCCATAGTATGCATCGGCATGATCGGATATTCGCGGATATTCCGCGTCCCACCATACACAGAAAAGGTCCAGAATATCTTCTGCGGCAAGGTGTGCGGGTATTCCTTCACGCCAGACGCCAAGATAAAGCTCGAGCTCCGCTTGTATAATCGAATAGGCCCATTCGATATATCCAGCACTCTGGAGAATGCGACACAAATCCAAAGTCACGTCTACACGAAACTTTTCCATTGGGTGTACATGTTCAGGATCAATTTCCATGCGCTTCGTTATAGCCGCAATAGCATCATGATAAGCATCCAACAGCCTGTCCATCTGAAAGTTGGACGCATTTGTCTTTAAAAAAAAGAGATGATTGCGCCATAACAACATAAGCTCACCTGAGTTGAGACTTGAGAGCCCCAAGAGATGTCGCCATCCTTGCTGTATCTTTTCCTGGGCCCATATGCCACCTTCTGTTGCAATATGAAGTTGAGCAACACGTAGAGTAATGGAATCCTTGTTTTGATCAGACGCCTGAAACGCTTTTTCCAGCACAGAAAGCTTCATTTGAGCTAATGTGGATTCAACAAGAGAAGCGTCAGCAATGTTAGCCTTATCGAAAAGAAGTATCTGTGCATCTACTAGCTTCATCCATGCAGATACATCATCTGGATGTTTCGAGATCTGGACTTGCAAAAAACGAATTTCCTCTTGTGCTGACGTTGCTGAAAACACAGGTCCTCCGTCAACGTCAGATATGGAAGCACTATGAGACCCTTGATAAGGGTCTCTGTACAGCGGATATTGTGAATGATCTTTCAAACTGACAGGTATGAAATCCTTTTCAGTGGCAGATCCCTCAAGCTCTGACAAGGATTTGTTGTGACGCGGTCTTTTTACTCGATCTCACGGTCAGTGCATTCAAACGTACCTGAGGATGTCGTATTCAAGGGTGCAGAGTGTGAACTCGGACCATATTTGGCCGAATTCAAGTCTCCAAGACGGTCAATAACGAAGAGCTTGGATGCGTCATCTCCTCTCGTCTCATGTGAGCCTCGGTATTCATGAGTGTTTCGTCTAAGTGTGCGCTTACTGTGAAAGCGTTTGTTAAATCCTTCAAGATCTGAGCTTCCAGAGCTTTTGCTTGTGTCACAATTCTCTGAAGCTTTTGACCGCTGTGAACGGAAGGATCGGAATGTGGGCACAGGAGGCTTAGCGTTGTTCGTCATGACATGCTGTATTGGGTCAGCACATGAGTGGAGGGAGGTCTGGTTTGTATTACGTCACCTTTAGCTGCGGGGCGATCGAGGTCCCGGATGACGCGGCCGAGAGGCCTGGTTGGCTGATCTGAACGTACCAGAAAGTCTGAGCTGTCGAGCATCTTCCACATTGCCACCTGAGTCGCGTCGTGAGCGAAATCCTTTTGGAGGTACTATTTCAGCATGGTGGAAGGCAACAAGTTGGTTCCTCAAGATGACACGAAGGATACCTCTCTGGCCATCCTGAGAAATAAGAAGTGTTCGTACTTGTCCACAAGATGATTTTTGACTAACACTTACAGCTCCAAATCGTCTCTTTGTAGAAGACGCCACAACAGACGACAACTCTGTGGCGTGCTTGTCGCCAGCCAAGATGGAGGAACTTGGCCTATTCCGTGGCGACACTATTCTAATTCGTGGAAAGAAACGTCGTGACACAGTTCTCATCGTCCTGACGGACGAGGAGACAGAGGACTCGAAAATCCGTCTGAACCGTGTGGCGCGCAACAATCTCCGCGTTAAGCTTGGTGATCTAGTCAACGTTCATGCATGCCATGATATCAAATACGGTAAGCGCATTCATGTCCTTCCCTTCGATGACAGCGTTGAGGGCCTGCAAGGTAACCTATTCGACGTGTACTTGAAGCCTTACTTCCTCGAAGCATACCGACCAGTGCGCAAAGGTGATACTTTTATTGTGCGTGGAAGCATGCGTGCAGTGGAGTTTAAGGTGATTGAAACAGACCCCGCGGAGTTCTGTATCGTGGCACAGGACACTGTGATTCACACTGAGGGTGAACCAGTGCGTCGTGAAGATGAAGAGGCCAACCTTGCTGATGTCGGCTATGACGATATTGGTGGCTGCCGTAAACAAATGGCACAAATTCGCGAGATGGTTGAGCTCCCTCTTCGTCACCCCCAGCTTTTCAAAAGTATTGGTATTAAGCCGCCGCGTGGTGTTTTGATGTTTGGTCCTCCCGGTACAGGCAAGACGCTTATGGCGCGCGCAGTTGCGAACGAGACGGGTGCATTTTTCTTCCTCATCAACGGTCCTGAAATCATGAGCAAGATGGCTGGTGAAAGTGAGTCGAACTTGCGCAAGGCTTTCGAGGAAGCCGAGAAGAATTCGCCTGCGATCATCTTCATTGATGAGATCGACTCAATTGCTCCTAAGCGCGAGAAAACTAATGGTGAGGTTGAACGCCGCGTTGTCTCGCAGCTTCTAACGCTTATGGATGGTCTGAAGGCACGTTCGAACATCGTGGTCATGGCCGCGACGAATCGACCGAACTCCATCGACCCTGCACTTCGCCGCTTTGGTCGCTTTGACCGTGAGGTGGACATTGGTATTCCTGACCCCACAGGTCGTCTTGAAGTTCTCCGTATCCACACCAAGAACATGAAGCTCGCCGAGGACGTGGATCTCGAGCAAATTGCATCTGAGACCCACGGTTATGTTGGTTCGGACATTGCATCACTTTGCTCTGAGGCcgccatgcagcagatTCGCGAGAAGATGGATTTAATTGACCTCGATGAGGACTCAATCGACGCCGAAGTGCTCGACTCTCTTGGTGTAACAATGGAAAACTTCCGCTTTGCTCTAGGTGTATCGAATCCATCTGCTTTGCGCGAGACGGTGGTGGAAGTGCCGACAACTACATGGGCAGACATTGGTGGTCTCGACAAGGTCAAGCAAGAACTGCAAGAGACCGTGTCGTACCCTGTCGAGCACCCCGAAAAATTCCTCAAGTACGGCATGTCTCCTTCGAAGGGTGTGTTGTTCTATGGTCCTCCTGGTACTGGTAAAACGTTGCTGGCCAAGGCTATTGCCCACGAATGTCAGGCCAACTTCATCTCTATCAAGGGCCCAGAACTGTTGACCATGTGGTTTGGTGAGTCGGAAGCCAATGTGCGAGATGTTTTCGATAAggctcgtgcagctgcgcccTGTGTTATGTTCTTCGATGAGCTTGATTCCATTGCTAAGTCGCGCGGCGGCTCATCTGGTGAcgctggcggtgctggTGACCGCGTTATCAACCAGATTTTAACAGAAATGGACGGTATGAACGCAAAAAAGAATGTGTTTGTCATTGGCGCTACGAATCGTCCCGAACAGATCGATCCTGCCATCCTGCGTCCTGGTCGTCTTGACCAGCTTATTTATATTCCGCTTCCCAACGAGGCATCACGTTTGGACATTCTCAAGGCTACACTCAAGAACTCGCCTGTGTCGCCCAAGGTTGACCTTGGTTTCTTGGCCAAGCACACGCATGGCTTCTCTGGTGCCGATTTGGCGGAGGTGTGCCAGCGTGCTGCCAAGATTGCTATTCGCGAGTCTATTGAGGCTGACCGTCGTCGCGAACAAGAGCGCAAGGAGCGCGGCGATGATGTCAAGATGGAGGAAGaaggcgcagcgcaggaGTTAGAGGATGACCCTGTTCCTGAAATCACCTTGGCTCACTTTGAGGATTCGATGCGCTTCGCACGTCGTTCGGTCTCTGACGCTGACATTCGCCGTTACGAGATGTTTGCTTCAACTATGCAGCAGAGCCGGGGTACGATGGGTGCCTCTTTCCGGTTCCCTGAGGGTGGTATCGATGACTCTTCTCCGTCTGGTGCATCGACCCAGCAGGTAGCTACTGCTGCCCCTGGggctgcgcctgcaccGGCTGCATTCGGTAATGATGATGCCGATGATGACCTTTATGCGTAATTCTATACATAGCGAAATACATTTTTTTTGGGCAAAGAAATATTCCTTTGTTATATTTCCGTGCAAATATAGACCATGATGAGTATCACAAGAATCATAGAAGGAAAGACCCACCGTCTATCAATCGAGCCTATCATGGAAGGCCGAGACGTGACGCTCCAAGCAAGTTGGGCCAAAGCCAGCAGCGTACATACGTGTCGTATCCAAACATGGTATTGGGACCCATAGATCCAGCCCAAATGATCGGCGAGTAAAATTTGCATATAAATGATGCTAATAACCAGCAGGACAAGAACGGGCGTGTGGAGAGACGTTTTTACAGCGAAAGAGGGACGGGTGTAAGTTGAAATCTTAAGTGCAGGTAGGATGGTTACGGCGGATGACTGCTTGACCTGCAAGGCGGATGTGGGTGCATCAGGGTAATGCTCCAGCACAGTTAGAATGTCGCGGCACGTTGGTCGGGCTGGGGGATATACTTGGAGCATGTTGTTGAGTAGGGAGCCAAGAGCTGGATGAACGTGCGAATATCTTCTAGACTGTCTTCGGCAATGAATAGTGTCTTCAAGAGAGTGAAACGCGCTAATTTCACTCTGCAACAAATCCACATCGTCGACTTGTGTATATGGCAGCTCGAAAAAAATAAGAACATACAGCAAGATACCAAGAGACCAAATATCTGCCTTGCTAGATagctcggcgagctgtCCACGGTGGGGCACTATGGTTTCTGGTGCCATGTATTCCAGTGTTCCAGTGTGTCCAGTCCGTTTGCGCAACCAGTTTTCGTGGACGGGTAGCGATGATCCGAAATCACTCAAAAGTGCCTTCGGTAGCAGAGCATCGTCATCCCAATGCAGCAAGACGTTCCCTGGTTTGAGATCCAAATGCAATATCCCCCGATTGTGAAGAAAGTCTAAGCCACGGGTAATATCAATCATGAGCTGCACAATCTCTTCTTCACGCAAGAAATGAATACCTGTTCGGGTGCTACCCCTAGGCTCACCACACTCCTTGGCATGTCGTCGTTTACGAAATTCGGTCTTGAGTCGGTCCACGTACGTTTGCTTCACCGTTGGACTCTTACTGTTCTCTTTTGAATCACCTGAGCGTGCCGATATCCAATCAGCTAGGCTACCGCCGTTCGCAGCCATCATAAGCACATGTAAAGTTGGGACACGGGGCGTAAACGGTGATGCTTGCGACATTTCAACCCATGCATGTTTGTAATGAATGACGTTTGGATGAATGAGCTCTTCCATTAAATGTACTTCGCCCAAAGACTGAGACAAAGTATCGTCATGGTTACCCACAGGCACCTTTTTGACCGCATACATACCTAATTCATGCCCGTTCAGTACATGTTGGCACAAGTACACAGTGCCTCGCGAGCCTCGACCGAGCTGCCGAATTTCGACAAAAAAGCGCTCATAATATCCCTCGTTAACTTCTTCGCATACAGGAGGAGAGCCTACATTCGAATTCGTTGTTCCAAGCAAAGGTACTTGGGATAGAAGTCGGAAGTAATGTGGCGCCACATGTACTAAATCATTCTCATTGTTAGTCCAACTGCTGCTGGTATGCATCGATGAAGATGGAAAGAAATCTTTTTCCCATGGTCTTTGACACACGGGGCATACGTGAGAGTGCGCAGGTGAATGCAATGACGCCTCTTGCGACATAGCTCGGGCCACAGAATTTGTCATCACTGGTGCAGGTAGTTGAGTAGACCTCAGGATCAATGCATGCGAAGCTGAATTATATTCGACAAGATGCTGTCTCGTCCTAAGAACGAGCTGGAGATTTTCATTATCGTGCGGCGATAGGATTAGCTCCATGATGCATTACACCTCTGGTGACAAGGCACCGTTCGCCTGAGTGTGTGGAGAAATAACGGGGAAGCGCTGGAGGCCAGTCTTTTTGGCTGTTCACGACTCAAGCGCCACGCTTTCTTGTACTGAGCGCTGCGCTTGCATAATGAGTACCGTGTAATGTTTGTACTTCCTAAGTACCATATACACGTATCTGAACTTGCACTATCACCGGAAGAAGCACGCTTACCATCTCGTCCATTTGAGCAAGTGCCATCACCAGCACCATTTCGCACACCTATTCGAACAAACCGAGGCTTGGATTTGAGATTAGGACCACTTGAAATTACCTATTTGTACTTGCACAAAATGAATGAATCCTATGTAAATATTGGCACGATCCAATCCAGGTTCGAACAGATAAGCACATTTGAAGTGTCGTCTTGCGATACGCATCACAAGACTGACCAAGGTGTTGTACATGTGCCATTTGGTATAGTACACCTCTTTCGTGTGTTAGATAATGCGCACGATTCACAACATTCTACCAAGGTGGTTGAAGCCGATGACGCGACGGTGGATGACGAAAGCATGGGGACAATACTCGCCATGCTCAATGTACCTGCGCCTATGAACGCTTCAGCACTACTCCAGTTCCTTGATTCCGCTCTCGAGGCAATCGAACAAGTACGCATTATACATCAATTGGGAAAGAATTATCTTCTTGTGCTCATCAAGTTTCGTGATGCTCTAGATGCGGAAGAATTCTTCAAGATGTATAATGGTCAGCCGTTTGATGCGTTTGATACATCAGACGCCTGTGAACTTGTTTATATTACAGGATTTACAGCATCAGCAGCTTCATCTATGCCTGTACCGTACCCTATGTCATCAGCATTGTCACCCTGGCCTATCATTTTACCGTCAGACACCGAAAAAGCACCATCACTTCACAATTTACAACCACATCGTTTAGATTCAGGACTACGAAAAAATGCATTTGAACTCCCTACTTGTCCTGTTTGTTTGGATCGACTTGATTCGCGCTTGTCTGGTATTGTGACCGTATTGTGTCAGCACTCATTTCATTGTTCTTGTTTGCAGCGCTGGGATGACAGCCGGTGTCCTGTGTGTCGGCACTCTTATGTTCGGCATGTCAAAGGTGCCTCAGCTGATGGTAgcgatgcatcgctgcTCGCGTCCCATTGTGGTGCGTGCCAAAACGATTCAGACTTGTGGATGTGCCTAATTTGTGCGAATGTGGGCTGTGGACGGTACACTCACGGTCATGCGCGTCAGCATTATGAAGAAACGGGACATCTGTACAGTCTTGAAGTCGAAACGCAACGTGTTTGGGATTATGCTGGCGATGGCTATGTCCATCGCTTGATTCAGAGCAAGTCCGGCGGAAAGCTTGTGGAACTCCCATCAGCTACAAATATGGCTGCTAGTGTGCCTGGGGAATTATGGAATCCTCGTTATCCCAGTGGATCTGGTTTCAATCGCGAGGGAAACGAATTGCAGGAGGGCATATCCAATCCGACGGATCAGGGTCAAGTGGAGATGCTACAGGAGAAGATGGAGGCCATTGGGGCTGAATATTCGAGCATGATCATGTCCCAACTAGATTCTCAGCGTGTATACTACGAGGGACGTTTGGCTCAAGTCAAGTCTCAAAGCGTGTCGCAATCTGAATATGAACACGCGTGTAGGGAAAGAGACCAGCTTCGTGAAGAGTGTAATGCAACCAAAGAGCATCTCGATTCTATGTCACAGGAACTATCCTCGACGCAATCCACTATAAAAAGACAAGATGCACAGCTTCGTCGAGCGTTGGAGACAGTCCGAATGACGCGACATGAGCTCGAGGAAGAAAAAAGTGTGTCAAGTGGCTTGTATTCTCATGTTCAACAACTGCAAGAAGGACACAGCAAACTAGAAGCACAAGTCGCAGACTTGAAAGAGCAATTACGCGACATGATGTTTTTTGTCAGTGCTCGAGACAAGATTGATCAAATGGACGATTCATTTGGCATAGCGGGTGGTGATGTGATTGTACCGAGTGAGCCTAGCGAGCAGCGTACGCGCCATAACAAGAAAAACGGGTCATCACGTCGTTAGGCGCTTTTCTGCATTTCCTTTTCCCGCTTGGCAATAGCCTGTTTGCGCAGTACACGTATAATAAAAAGCGTAATGAAAGAAAGACCAGCAAATAGTAAAAGTGCGGGAAGTCGGACAGCCCATTCACGCGGTGGAAAAAAGCTTTGAAGAGGCGCATTCGCAGGGAAAAAGGGCTACACAGTCAGTCGTTCACACGTAAGTA from the Malassezia restricta chromosome II, complete sequence genome contains:
- a CDS encoding transitional endoplasmic reticulum ATPase, with the translated sequence MVEGNKLVPQDDTKDTSLAILRNKKSPNRLFVEDATTDDNSVACLSPAKMEELGLFRGDTILIRGKKRRDTVLIVLTDEETEDSKIRLNRVARNNLRVKLGDLVNVHACHDIKYGKRIHVLPFDDSVEGLQGNLFDVYLKPYFLEAYRPVRKGDTFIVRGSMRAVEFKVIETDPAEFCIVAQDTVIHTEGEPVRREDEEANLADVGYDDIGGCRKQMAQIREMVELPLRHPQLFKSIGIKPPRGVLMFGPPGTGKTLMARAVANETGAFFFLINGPEIMSKMAGESESNLRKAFEEAEKNSPAIIFIDEIDSIAPKREKTNGEVERRVVSQLLTLMDGLKARSNIVVMAATNRPNSIDPALRRFGRFDREVDIGIPDPTGRLEVLRIHTKNMKLAEDVDLEQIASETHGYVGSDIASLCSEAAMQQIREKMDLIDLDEDSIDAEVLDSLGVTMENFRFALGVSNPSALRETVVEVPTTTWADIGGLDKVKQELQETVSYPVEHPEKFLKYGMSPSKGVLFYGPPGTGKTLLAKAIAHECQANFISIKGPELLTMWFGESEANVRDVFDKARAAAPCVMFFDELDSIAKSRGGSSGDAGGAGDRVINQILTEMDGMNAKKNVFVIGATNRPEQIDPAILRPGRLDQLIYIPLPNEASRLDILKATLKNSPVSPKVDLGFLAKHTHGFSGADLAEVCQRAAKIAIRESIEADRRREQERKERGDDVKMEEEGAAQELEDDPVPEITLAHFEDSMRFARRSVSDADIRRYEMFASTMQQSRGTMGASFRFPEGGIDDSSPSGASTQQVATAAPGAAPAPAAFGNDDADDDLYA
- a CDS encoding IKS protein kinase, translating into MELILSPHDNENLQLVLRTRQHLVEYNSASHALILRSTQLPAPVMTNSVARAMSQEASLHSPAHSHVCPVCQRPWEKDFFPSSSMHTSSSWTNNENDLVHVAPHYFRLLSQVPLLGTTNSNVGSPPVCEEVNEGYYERFFVEIRQLGRGSRGTVYLCQHVLNGHELGMYAVKKVPVGNHDDTLSQSLGEVHLMEELIHPNVIHYKHAWVEMSQASPFTPRVPTLHVLMMAANGGSLADWISARSGDSKENSKSPTVKQTYVDRLKTEFRKRRHAKECGEPRGSTRTGIHFLREEEIVQLMIDITRGLDFLHNRGILHLDLKPGNVLLHWDDDALLPKALLSDFGSSLPVHENWLRKRTGHTGTLEYMAPETIVPHRGQLAELSSKADIWSLGILLYVLIFFELPYTQVDDVDLLQSEISAFHSLEDTIHCRRQSRRYSHVHPALGSLLNNMLQVYPPARPTCRDILTVLEHYPDAPTSALQVKQSSAVTILPALKISTYTRPSFAVKTSLHTPVLVLLVISIIYMQILLADHLGWIYGSQYHVWIRHVCTLLALAQLAWSVTSRPSMIGSIDRRWVFPSMILVILIMVYICTEI
- a CDS encoding BRCA1-associated protein: MFVLPKYHIHVSELALSPEEARLPSRPFEQVPSPAPFRTPIRTNRGLDLRLGPLEITYLYLHKMNESYVNIGTIQSRFEQISTFEVSSCDTHHKTDQGVVHVPFGIVHLFRVLDNAHDSQHSTKVVEADDATVDDESMGTILAMLNVPAPMNASALLQFLDSALEAIEQVRIIHQLGKNYLLVLIKFRDALDAEEFFKMYNGQPFDAFDTSDACELVYITGFTASAASSMPVPYPMSSALSPWPIILPSDTEKAPSLHNLQPHRLDSGLRKNAFELPTCPVCLDRLDSRLSGIVTVLCQHSFHCSCLQRWDDSRCPVCRHSYVRHVKGASADGSDASLLASHCGACQNDSDLWMCLICANVGCGRYTHGHARQHYEETGHLYSLEVETQRVWDYAGDGYVHRLIQSKSGGKLVELPSATNMAASVPGELWNPRYPSGSGFNREGNELQEGISNPTDQGQVEMLQEKMEAIGAEYSSMIMSQLDSQRVYYEGRLAQVKSQSVSQSEYEHACRERDQLREECNATKEHLDSMSQELSSTQSTIKRQDAQLRRALETVRMTRHELEEEKSVSSGLYSHVQQLQEGHSKLEAQVADLKEQLRDMMFFVSARDKIDQMDDSFGIAGGDVIVPSEPSEQRTRHNKKNGSSRR
- a CDS encoding dolichyl-phosphate mannosyltransferase polypeptide 2, regulatory subunit, whose protein sequence is MALSDRIIGGTCLFVSVSVFMYYTVWAIVTPFFPANAPLQSFFPPREWAVRLPALLLFAGLSFITLFIIRVLRKQAIAKREKEMQKSA